One genomic segment of Flavobacteriaceae bacterium includes these proteins:
- a CDS encoding sigma-70 family RNA polymerase sigma factor — protein sequence MKDDDLCDELTFSGIFKKYSKELYQYFYYRYGGDCNIEDFIQDAYTKLWHKCSQVTASKVRAYLYTSVRNMILNDMAHKKVVLKYQQQSKHIETSSYHPSYFEEDNMYVKQLQKALESLSEEQRVTFLLNRIEGKKFKEIAEIMGISPKAVEKRVYTAFKKIKKQISNDK from the coding sequence ATGAAAGATGATGATCTTTGTGATGAGTTAACGTTTTCAGGTATTTTCAAAAAATATTCTAAAGAATTATATCAGTATTTTTATTACCGTTACGGAGGAGATTGTAATATTGAAGACTTCATTCAAGATGCATATACAAAACTGTGGCATAAGTGTAGTCAGGTAACTGCTTCAAAAGTTAGAGCTTACTTATATACCTCCGTAAGAAATATGATTTTAAACGATATGGCTCATAAAAAAGTGGTGTTAAAATACCAGCAGCAGTCTAAGCACATAGAAACTTCTTCCTATCATCCATCCTATTTTGAAGAAGACAATATGTATGTGAAACAATTGCAAAAAGCACTGGAAAGTTTATCTGAAGAGCAGAGGGTTACATTTCTCTTAAATAGAATAGAAGGTAAAAAATTCAAAGAAATTGCGGAAATTATGGGAATTTCACCTAAAGCGGTTGAAAAAAGAGTGTATACTGCTTTTAAAAAAATAAAAAAACAAATATCAAATGACAAGTAA
- a CDS encoding M28 family peptidase yields MYNINGNEYKNVIGSIGTTHSTRIIIGAHYDVFCETPGADDNASL; encoded by the coding sequence GTGTACAATATTAATGGTAATGAATATAAAAATGTAATTGGGTCTATTGGAACAACTCATTCTACCAGAATAATAATCGGTGCTCATTATGATGTATTTTGTGAAACACCCGGTGCTGATGATAACGCAAGCCTTTAG
- a CDS encoding IS3 family transposase, with protein sequence MKIAPINRKKRRYAIATICNAFELKRDAYYKYQKRFVLKKQIEQNVIMLVKKSRKTLPREGTRKLMKSLHNDFRKQNINIGRDQLFRILKENNLLIRRKKYSSKTTNSYHRFYKYKNIIKDLIINRPNQVWASDITYIRTINGFCYLALITDMYSRKIVGYDISDSLELKGCVRALNKAIYQTKNTEEIIHHSDRGIQYCSNVYTQILKRKKIQISMTQENHCYENAMAERVNGILKDEFFLDQTFTNINHAKKATKNAIKLYNNKRLHLSLDYKTPNYVHKNVA encoded by the coding sequence ATGAAAATAGCACCGATTAATAGAAAAAAAAGAAGGTACGCCATCGCTACTATTTGTAATGCTTTCGAGTTAAAAAGAGATGCTTATTACAAATATCAAAAAAGGTTTGTTCTTAAAAAACAAATAGAACAAAATGTAATAATGCTTGTTAAAAAAAGCAGGAAAACATTACCCAGAGAAGGTACTAGAAAGCTAATGAAATCCTTACATAATGATTTTAGGAAACAGAATATAAATATAGGTAGAGACCAGTTATTTAGAATCTTAAAAGAAAATAATTTGTTAATTAGAAGGAAAAAATATTCTTCTAAAACAACCAACTCTTACCATCGTTTTTATAAATATAAAAATATCATAAAAGACCTGATCATTAATAGACCTAACCAAGTTTGGGCTTCGGATATTACCTATATAAGAACTATAAATGGATTTTGTTATTTAGCACTTATTACTGATATGTATTCAAGAAAAATAGTAGGCTATGATATTAGTGATAGTTTAGAACTTAAAGGCTGTGTTAGAGCTTTAAATAAAGCTATTTATCAAACTAAAAATACCGAAGAAATCATACATCATTCTGATAGAGGAATACAATATTGTAGCAATGTTTATACTCAAATTTTGAAAAGAAAAAAGATACAAATCAGTATGACCCAAGAAAATCATTGCTACGAAAACGCAATGGCCGAAAGAGTTAACGGAATTTTAAAAGATGAATTCTTCCTCGACCAAACATTTACAAATATCAATCACGCCAAAAAAGCAACAAAAAATGCAATCAAATTATATAATAATAAAAGATTACATTTATCTTTAGATTATAAAACACCTAATTACGTGCACAAAAATGTAGCATAA
- a CDS encoding radical SAM protein has translation MTLLKKINKRFYPKNYLFPPEWIVLGVNNVCNLHCKMCDVGTKNIDSNFAQNLVGTRPLNMPPELVKKVIDHTAKYYPKSKLAYAFTEPLVYPHLLESLAYASKKGLHTTITTNALTLKHKAEKMVNSGINDVYISLDGPQDIHNEIRGHKKSFQKALEGIEILAGMDRRPTINIICAITEWNVKHLKNMLDSLKHLIINEVGFMHTQFVTKASVALHQNTPWGALYPAHDSNMDLIDLKNMDLNALLDEVRLIKKTSYPFRVYFSPEIDSIENLELYYLQTEKIIGKNCHAVYSSIMIKSDGTVIPAHGRCYNLNLGNLHDKSLKEIWESGTLKKLRSDLNKAGGLFPACSRCCSAF, from the coding sequence ATGACTTTATTAAAAAAAATAAATAAGCGTTTTTATCCAAAAAATTACCTATTCCCTCCGGAGTGGATCGTTTTAGGGGTAAATAATGTGTGTAATCTGCATTGTAAAATGTGTGATGTAGGTACCAAAAATATAGATAGTAATTTTGCTCAAAATCTGGTTGGAACAAGACCGTTAAACATGCCTCCGGAACTAGTTAAAAAAGTTATTGATCATACCGCAAAATACTATCCGAAATCTAAATTAGCTTACGCTTTTACCGAACCTCTTGTGTATCCACACTTACTGGAGTCCTTAGCATATGCTTCAAAGAAAGGACTGCATACAACCATAACAACAAATGCTTTGACCTTAAAACATAAAGCAGAAAAGATGGTAAATTCAGGAATTAACGATGTGTATATTTCCTTAGACGGCCCGCAAGACATTCATAACGAGATACGAGGGCATAAAAAATCATTTCAAAAAGCATTAGAAGGCATAGAAATATTGGCGGGTATGGATAGAAGGCCTACAATTAATATTATCTGTGCCATTACAGAATGGAATGTTAAGCATTTAAAAAACATGCTAGATTCATTAAAACATCTTATTATTAATGAAGTTGGTTTTATGCATACTCAATTTGTAACAAAAGCGTCTGTAGCACTTCACCAAAATACCCCATGGGGTGCTTTATATCCTGCTCATGATTCTAATATGGATTTGATCGATCTTAAAAATATGGATCTCAATGCGTTATTAGATGAGGTCAGATTGATAAAAAAAACATCCTATCCGTTTAGAGTTTATTTTTCACCGGAGATAGATTCAATAGAAAACCTGGAGCTCTATTACTTACAAACTGAAAAGATTATTGGAAAAAACTGCCATGCGGTATATTCCAGTATTATGATAAAATCTGACGGTACGGTAATCCCGGCTCATGGAAGATGCTATAACTTGAATCTTGGAAATTTGCATGACAAATCTCTAAAGGAAATCTGGGAGTCTGGCACTCTAAAAAAATTACGTAGTGATTTAAATAAAGCCGGAGGCCTTTTCCCGGCTTGTAGCAGGTGTTGTAGCGCATTTTAA
- a CDS encoding TonB-dependent receptor yields the protein MKYASLCIMYCCVQLSVSAQNTPPVSLSDALEKIEKEFSVSFSYADENIKNIQFSFPQKKVSLDELLVILASQTKLLFKKLSPKIIAISVDGPFSGVINLDMVLIKNYLTKGIHQKVNGSIEIKPMSAGILPGLTEPDIFHTLQALPGIYSVEERISNINIRGGTHGQNLILWNRIKVYQVGHFFGLISAFNPYVTDKIYVYKNGTNAYHGGGVSGVIDMQSDLSKVKKASVNLGLNALHTDITTTFPVAKKTNLQLSLRRSFTDFFKSPTYKEYLQYIIVDSDLKNEVTMNNDKFVFVDSNIGIHHTFSENSSLKFNAFHLYNKLDYETIFNGAATRGSQLKQESLGSALHYKKRIDNTTINGQIYLSQYHLTANDNRFITANRLHQNNQVLDIGFRTGSTVKLNEKLELTSGYQYKKLVISDLEIVTNPTFGRKVTQELITHAVFGTIAYYEPNNLYFRFGIRAIYHRKFSKSIAEPRMSVSKKIGPFVKLNMMGEFKSQTISQITDLQNAFFGIEKRRWVLSNNADIPITKSKQLSFGVHYKKNDLMIGVNAFVKEVNGISSRSQGFQNQLQFVNATGSYTINGIDFLLHKKINHFVSWINYTYSNNVNHFNINTQQQKFPSNFDIRHNISISNTYTFNKIKLAAKLNWHTGRPFTGINENTPILNNEINYAAINSNNLKNYFRVDFSATKEFKTKRFRTTMGISLWNLLNTNNTINTYFIKINDTTLRSDVSSLGFTANIFFRVVL from the coding sequence ATGAAATATGCTTCTTTGTGTATTATGTATTGCTGTGTACAGCTATCTGTTAGTGCACAAAATACACCTCCTGTTTCGCTGTCAGATGCTTTAGAAAAAATAGAAAAAGAATTTTCTGTAAGCTTTTCGTACGCAGATGAAAATATAAAAAATATTCAATTTTCATTCCCGCAAAAAAAAGTATCTCTGGATGAACTACTTGTAATACTCGCATCTCAAACAAAACTTCTGTTTAAAAAACTAAGCCCTAAAATTATAGCAATAAGTGTAGACGGCCCTTTTTCAGGTGTAATTAACCTCGACATGGTCCTCATTAAAAATTACCTGACCAAAGGAATTCATCAAAAAGTGAACGGGTCAATAGAAATCAAACCCATGTCTGCCGGAATTTTACCCGGATTAACAGAGCCTGATATATTTCATACATTACAAGCACTGCCAGGCATATATAGTGTAGAAGAAAGAATATCCAATATCAATATCAGAGGAGGCACACACGGCCAAAATTTAATTCTTTGGAATAGAATTAAAGTGTACCAGGTCGGGCATTTTTTTGGACTAATCTCCGCATTTAACCCCTATGTAACAGATAAAATCTACGTTTATAAAAATGGAACGAATGCATATCACGGAGGAGGTGTTTCGGGAGTAATTGATATGCAATCTGATTTGAGTAAAGTAAAAAAAGCTTCTGTTAATTTGGGTTTGAATGCATTGCATACTGATATCACAACAACGTTTCCCGTAGCTAAAAAAACAAATTTACAACTATCTTTAAGACGTTCGTTTACCGATTTTTTTAAATCCCCTACCTATAAAGAATATTTACAATATATCATCGTAGATTCTGATCTGAAAAACGAAGTCACGATGAACAATGACAAGTTTGTATTTGTCGATAGTAACATAGGAATTCATCATACATTCTCTGAGAACTCCTCGCTAAAATTTAATGCATTTCACCTCTATAACAAACTCGATTATGAAACCATTTTTAATGGTGCTGCCACCCGGGGAAGCCAATTAAAACAGGAAAGTTTAGGAAGTGCTCTCCACTATAAAAAACGTATTGATAATACGACAATAAACGGTCAAATATATCTTTCTCAGTACCATTTAACGGCTAATGATAATCGTTTTATAACAGCAAACAGGTTACATCAAAACAACCAGGTTCTCGATATTGGTTTTCGCACCGGCAGTACTGTTAAATTAAATGAAAAACTGGAACTCACATCCGGTTATCAGTATAAAAAACTGGTGATTTCCGATCTGGAAATTGTAACGAACCCAACATTTGGAAGAAAAGTAACACAAGAATTGATAACACATGCTGTTTTTGGTACGATAGCCTATTACGAACCTAATAATCTTTATTTCAGATTTGGCATAAGGGCAATATATCACCGTAAATTCTCCAAATCCATCGCAGAGCCCAGGATGAGTGTTTCAAAGAAAATAGGCCCTTTCGTAAAACTCAACATGATGGGGGAATTTAAAAGCCAGACCATTTCTCAAATAACAGATTTGCAAAACGCCTTCTTTGGTATAGAAAAGAGAAGGTGGGTATTGAGCAATAATGCCGATATTCCTATTACTAAAAGCAAGCAATTATCATTTGGGGTACATTATAAGAAAAATGATCTTATGATCGGAGTAAATGCCTTTGTGAAAGAGGTTAACGGAATCAGCTCCCGAAGTCAGGGGTTTCAGAATCAATTACAATTTGTAAATGCGACAGGTAGTTATACAATAAACGGAATAGATTTTCTACTACATAAGAAAATAAATCATTTTGTTTCCTGGATAAACTATACTTACAGTAATAACGTAAATCATTTTAATATAAATACGCAGCAACAAAAGTTTCCGAGCAATTTTGACATTCGGCATAATATAAGTATCTCTAATACCTATACCTTCAACAAAATAAAATTGGCTGCCAAACTAAACTGGCATACCGGAAGGCCTTTTACAGGAATAAATGAGAACACTCCCATCCTCAATAATGAAATAAATTATGCAGCTATTAACAGTAACAACCTAAAGAATTATTTTAGAGTTGATTTTTCGGCAACAAAAGAATTTAAGACAAAGAGATTTCGTACTACTATGGGTATCTCTTTATGGAATCTTTTAAATACAAATAATACCATCAACACTTACTTCATAAAAATAAACGATACCACACTACGTTCGGATGTATCTTCTTTAGGCTTTACGGCAAATATCTTTTTTCGGGTAGTGCTCTGA
- a CDS encoding transposase translates to MYKNDGYVRRYSESFKLKVLAELTKGNHSKRQIALTYGIQSSTINVWIKKYDRKDLMNTRVTVQTDDELSRIKALQKELKQLKDLLIKKDLDKLVNDSYLEVAAENLGYKNVEELKKNLNIKP, encoded by the coding sequence ATGTATAAAAATGATGGATATGTAAGACGTTATAGTGAGAGTTTTAAACTCAAAGTATTAGCAGAACTTACCAAAGGAAACCATTCCAAAAGACAAATTGCCTTAACTTACGGCATACAATCTAGTACGATAAACGTATGGATTAAAAAATATGACCGTAAAGATTTAATGAACACCCGTGTAACCGTGCAAACAGACGACGAATTATCCCGTATTAAAGCCCTTCAAAAAGAGCTAAAACAACTCAAAGATCTTCTTATTAAAAAGGATCTAGATAAACTTGTGAATGATAGTTATCTTGAAGTAGCTGCTGAAAATCTTGGCTATAAAAATGTTGAAGAATTAAAAAAAAACTTAAACATAAAGCCTTAA
- a CDS encoding methyltransferase produces MRNFLKKITHPLLKIAANIYFLKPRKYIYKEIHTLVHPEVFAPHFILSTKILLDFVATLNLNNKSFLELGCGSGIISLFAASKGAKVTASDINRKALEYLEISAGRNNLPLNIIYSDLFAELNSKYFDYIIINPPYYPKKPKNMKEKAWFCGEHFEYFQRLFTQLTKRKDVINTYLILSKDCNMVQIKKIAKANALRLKNVREVMKLKEKNFIFKLQNYSENLQ; encoded by the coding sequence ATGCGAAATTTTCTAAAAAAAATTACACATCCTCTTTTAAAGATAGCTGCTAATATTTACTTTTTAAAACCCAGAAAATATATCTACAAAGAGATTCATACTCTTGTGCATCCGGAAGTTTTTGCGCCACATTTTATACTGAGTACCAAAATATTACTGGATTTTGTTGCCACGTTAAACCTCAATAACAAATCTTTTCTGGAACTCGGTTGCGGCTCAGGTATCATTTCACTTTTTGCAGCTTCGAAAGGAGCCAAAGTTACCGCTTCGGATATCAACCGTAAAGCCCTGGAATATTTGGAAATATCAGCAGGGAGAAACAATTTACCGCTTAATATCATTTATTCGGATTTGTTTGCAGAACTTAATTCAAAATATTTCGATTATATCATTATCAATCCTCCGTATTATCCCAAAAAGCCTAAAAACATGAAAGAAAAAGCCTGGTTTTGTGGCGAGCATTTTGAATATTTTCAACGTCTTTTTACGCAGCTGACAAAACGAAAAGATGTTATAAACACCTATCTGATTTTATCAAAGGATTGTAATATGGTTCAAATTAAAAAAATAGCAAAAGCCAATGCTTTACGTCTAAAAAATGTTCGAGAAGTTATGAAACTAAAAGAGAAGAATTTTATATTCAAGCTTCAAAATTATTCGGAGAATCTACAGTAA
- a CDS encoding radical SAM protein: protein MKNKIVIFNPRSASAKYRIPNSILQVGASIHGKFEYVFLDGNLEKDPWQKIQQYFDTGEFKYFCSTVMPGPQLKQAIPFTKKVKEVYPNSITVWGGYFAANQFKVSINSGYVDYIINGPGDVAFPGLLSVLENNELENLATVKNLIYKKDDQIITTAKEALPDQDSLPDLPYEYLDTFYPLKNYLAKTFMGSKTLSYHSSMGCPFTCSFCAVVPIYNARWKGKSATNIAKDVFYFKEKYNIDAVEFHDNNFFTSRKRVVEFSELVVGKNIQWWGEGRIDTINKYSDEDLHLMRKAGCSMIFLGAETGNDEVLKQMNKGGTQSGKMIEDFVVRMKKADIVPELSFVLGLPAETKEKVYEQILWDIRFIKKIKKLNPDSEIIIYLYSPVPTEGSDLYQQIIDAGFSFPETLEEWIEPNWEKFDLRKNPLTPWLTPKMVDRIQNFETVLNGCYPTVSDFKIKGVKKHLLKTISRIRYESNIYRFPYEVKLMQKIWKYRQPEIEGFYSE from the coding sequence ATGAAAAATAAAATCGTCATATTCAATCCCCGTAGCGCCAGTGCAAAGTATAGAATCCCCAATTCTATTTTGCAAGTAGGCGCCTCTATTCACGGAAAATTTGAGTATGTTTTTCTGGACGGAAACCTGGAAAAAGATCCATGGCAAAAAATTCAGCAGTACTTTGATACAGGCGAATTCAAATATTTTTGCTCTACCGTAATGCCCGGGCCTCAACTTAAACAAGCCATTCCGTTTACAAAAAAGGTAAAAGAAGTATATCCGAACAGCATAACCGTTTGGGGCGGATATTTTGCAGCCAATCAATTCAAAGTGTCCATCAATTCCGGATACGTAGATTATATCATTAATGGGCCCGGTGATGTTGCTTTCCCTGGTTTACTGTCGGTTTTAGAAAATAACGAATTAGAAAACTTAGCAACTGTTAAAAACCTGATCTACAAAAAAGACGATCAAATTATCACCACAGCAAAAGAGGCATTACCGGATCAGGATAGTTTGCCCGATTTGCCTTATGAATATTTGGATACTTTTTATCCGCTAAAAAATTATCTGGCTAAAACATTTATGGGAAGCAAAACACTTTCCTACCACTCAAGCATGGGCTGTCCTTTTACCTGCTCTTTTTGTGCTGTGGTTCCTATTTACAATGCCCGGTGGAAAGGGAAATCGGCTACAAATATTGCCAAAGACGTTTTTTATTTTAAAGAAAAATATAACATAGATGCTGTTGAGTTTCACGACAATAACTTTTTCACCTCCAGAAAACGTGTCGTGGAATTTTCTGAATTGGTTGTAGGTAAAAACATACAATGGTGGGGAGAAGGGCGAATAGATACCATCAACAAATATTCTGATGAAGATTTGCATTTGATGCGAAAAGCAGGATGCAGCATGATTTTTTTGGGAGCTGAAACCGGAAATGACGAAGTGCTAAAGCAAATGAACAAAGGCGGAACACAATCCGGAAAAATGATAGAAGATTTTGTAGTACGAATGAAAAAAGCAGACATTGTCCCGGAACTGTCCTTTGTATTGGGCTTACCTGCGGAAACCAAAGAAAAAGTGTATGAGCAAATCCTATGGGATATCCGGTTTATCAAGAAAATTAAGAAGCTAAATCCGGATTCCGAGATTATTATTTATTTGTATAGCCCGGTACCGACAGAAGGTTCGGATTTGTATCAACAAATTATAGATGCGGGGTTTTCTTTTCCCGAAACTCTGGAGGAATGGATTGAACCCAACTGGGAAAAATTTGACCTCAGAAAAAATCCGTTAACTCCGTGGTTGACACCAAAAATGGTAGACAGAATACAGAATTTTGAAACCGTATTGAATGGTTGCTACCCAACTGTTTCCGATTTCAAGATTAAAGGAGTTAAAAAACACTTACTGAAAACCATATCCCGTATTCGATACGAATCGAATATTTACAGGTTTCCCTATGAGGTTAAATTAATGCAAAAAATATGGAAATACCGTCAGCCTGAAATTGAAGGTTTCTATTCCGAATAA